One region of Yersinia bercovieri ATCC 43970 genomic DNA includes:
- the chiP gene encoding chitoporin ChiP, with the protein MVTHDAKRKTLVLAVAGALLGTGFMATPEARAEGFVDDSSLTGGIYYWQRQRDRKDLTPGSAEYGKYVANLHHSTFNANLDFSSGYAADMFGIDLAAFGAVEMTNSGPAAPNEIGFSDAKTRWDEKWTGDKSGVSVYKAAAKFKFGDFWARGGYIQPTGQTLLAPHWSFMPGTYRGAEGGAKFDFDTAGALSMSYMWTDEYKAPWYQNMYNFRQADGLTGVSYLHSIGAKYDFKNKLVMEAAFGQAKDYMDQYFAKASYAFPVAGNDLRTSYQFYGAKDKVDGGASNVNDVYDGLAWLQALTLGYTTGPFDLRLEGTWAKAEGNQGYFLQRMTPGYATSNGRLDVWWDSRSDFNANGEKALFGGVMYDLKNWNLAGWSVGTSYAYGWDAKPSSNPKFDQNTRLKESAWNFDVLYTLQEGRAKGTLFKLHYTMYDNHTNIPSFGGGFGNVFQDEKDVKFIVIAPFTIF; encoded by the coding sequence ATGGTTACGCACGATGCTAAACGTAAAACGTTAGTGCTCGCTGTCGCGGGCGCATTGTTAGGAACGGGGTTTATGGCAACCCCAGAGGCCAGGGCTGAAGGCTTTGTGGATGATTCGTCACTGACTGGCGGTATCTATTATTGGCAGCGTCAGCGTGACCGTAAGGATTTAACGCCGGGCAGTGCAGAGTATGGCAAATATGTTGCTAACCTGCATCACTCCACCTTTAACGCCAATCTGGACTTCTCATCCGGCTACGCGGCAGACATGTTTGGTATCGACCTGGCCGCTTTCGGTGCAGTTGAAATGACCAACAGCGGCCCGGCAGCACCAAACGAAATTGGTTTCAGTGATGCTAAAACTCGCTGGGATGAAAAATGGACTGGCGATAAGAGTGGCGTCAGCGTGTATAAGGCGGCAGCCAAATTCAAATTTGGTGATTTCTGGGCGCGTGGTGGTTATATCCAACCGACAGGGCAGACATTGTTAGCACCACACTGGAGCTTCATGCCCGGGACTTATCGTGGTGCTGAAGGCGGTGCGAAATTCGATTTTGATACAGCGGGTGCACTGTCCATGTCCTACATGTGGACCGATGAATATAAAGCGCCGTGGTATCAGAATATGTACAACTTCCGTCAGGCGGATGGTTTGACCGGCGTGAGTTACCTGCACTCAATCGGTGCCAAATACGACTTCAAAAATAAGCTGGTGATGGAAGCGGCATTCGGCCAGGCCAAAGACTACATGGATCAGTATTTTGCCAAAGCCTCGTACGCCTTCCCGGTTGCGGGCAATGATCTGCGTACCTCTTACCAGTTCTACGGCGCGAAAGACAAAGTTGATGGTGGTGCCAGCAATGTGAATGACGTCTATGACGGCTTAGCCTGGTTGCAAGCATTAACTCTGGGTTACACCACCGGGCCATTTGACCTGCGTTTGGAAGGGACTTGGGCTAAAGCTGAAGGTAACCAAGGCTACTTCCTGCAACGTATGACTCCAGGTTATGCGACCTCCAACGGCCGTTTGGACGTTTGGTGGGATTCTCGCTCTGACTTCAACGCCAACGGCGAAAAAGCGCTGTTTGGTGGCGTGATGTATGACCTGAAAAACTGGAACTTAGCGGGTTGGTCAGTGGGGACTTCCTATGCCTATGGCTGGGATGCAAAACCAAGCAGTAACCCCAAATTCGACCAAAATACCCGCCTGAAAGAGTCCGCATGGAACTTTGATGTGCTCTACACGCTGCAAGAGGGTCGGGCGAAAGGCACCCTATTCAAACTGCATTACACCATGTACGACAACCATACCAATATTCCAAGCTTTGGCGGTGGTTTCGGCAATGTGTTCCAGGATGAGAAAGACGTTAAATTCATCGTAATTGCACCATTTACCATCTTCTGA
- the chiQ gene encoding ChiQ/YbfN family lipoprotein, producing the protein MKKTLFIIAVVLGLSACAPQAPAQPEDTKLKQAYSACINASEGSPERLIPCKAVLNVLKQERAHQAFTEKETVRVLDYQRCIDAAHTGNGQAYEAQCGKLWQEIRANN; encoded by the coding sequence ATGAAGAAAACGCTTTTTATTATTGCCGTGGTATTGGGATTGAGTGCCTGTGCGCCGCAAGCGCCGGCTCAACCGGAAGACACTAAGCTGAAGCAAGCATACAGCGCTTGTATCAATGCCAGTGAAGGCTCGCCGGAGAGATTAATCCCCTGCAAAGCGGTATTGAATGTCTTGAAGCAAGAGAGAGCGCATCAAGCTTTTACTGAGAAAGAGACGGTTCGGGTATTGGATTATCAGCGCTGTATTGACGCGGCGCATACCGGTAATGGTCAGGCCTATGAGGCGCAGTGCGGAAAACTTTGGCAAGAAATTCGCGCCAATAACTAA
- a CDS encoding beta-N-acetylhexosaminidase, whose product MNRFKLNTLAAITATFGLMGAANADTANQQIVDQLSTLKVNYKVLDNRAGENGADCAKLGADWASCNQVMITLTNTGDEIKGRDWAIYFHSIRQILTVDNDQFSITHLTGDLHKIEPTAKFAGFPANQAVEIPITGEYWQLFATDFMPRWYATSGDAKPKVLKSTDTEDINEYLTQFTGDQWKRTKDDNNVLMTPESRFVKNEAVKTLTAANLRGQIIPTPMEVKIHPQDVNLSQGVALDLSALPKPAAEVVQQRFELLGLKLNATGFPIKTSIQPAVFKGDLAVSGAYELKIGDKGAQVIGFDPSGVFYGLQSILSLVPTDGSQKIATLDAKDAPRFEYRGLFLDVGRNFKTKEAVLRLLDQMAAYKLNKFHFHLSDDEGWRIEIPGLPELTDVGSKRCHDLTENSCLLPQLGSGPDSSNLGSGHFTRDDYIEILKYAQARQIDVIPEIDMPAHARAAVVSMEARYNNLMKQGKEKEANEFRLLDPTDDSNTTSVQFYERKSYLNPCLDSSKRFVDKVIGEMAQMHKEAGMPLTTWHFGGDEAKNIRLGSGFQDKNGPIEPGKGIIDKSVEDKPWAKSQVCQEMVKQGKVQDVEHLSSYFAIEVSKLVNAHGIEKMQAWQDGLKDAKDAKEFATKRVGVNFWDTLFWGGADSINDWANKGYEVVASNPDYVYFDMPYEVNPSERGYYWATRFNDEEKVFSFAPDNMPQNAETSVDRDGNHFSAKSDKPWPGVHGISGQSWNETVRTDEQMEYMIFPRALPLAERAWHRASWEQDYQAGREYRGGETHLVDTKALDTDWQRFANIMGQRELAKLDKAGIAYRLPVPGARVVAGQLEANISLPGLIIQYSTDGGKQWQQYDAKVQPKVSGNVMIRSTSPDGKRHSRAEPVKV is encoded by the coding sequence ATGAACAGATTCAAATTAAATACGTTAGCGGCGATCACCGCGACCTTCGGCTTGATGGGGGCCGCCAATGCGGACACCGCCAATCAACAGATTGTTGACCAGCTCAGCACCTTGAAAGTTAACTATAAAGTATTGGATAACCGTGCTGGTGAGAATGGTGCTGATTGCGCCAAATTGGGGGCTGATTGGGCATCTTGCAACCAAGTAATGATAACTCTGACCAACACTGGGGATGAGATCAAAGGCCGGGATTGGGCCATTTACTTCCACAGCATTCGCCAAATTCTGACGGTAGATAACGATCAATTCAGCATCACACACCTGACCGGTGACCTGCATAAAATTGAACCTACGGCTAAATTCGCCGGTTTTCCTGCCAATCAGGCGGTTGAAATCCCGATAACGGGTGAATATTGGCAGCTGTTTGCCACTGACTTTATGCCGCGCTGGTATGCCACCTCCGGCGATGCGAAACCCAAGGTGCTGAAAAGTACCGACACTGAAGATATCAACGAATATCTAACCCAATTTACGGGCGATCAGTGGAAACGTACCAAAGATGACAATAACGTGCTGATGACGCCGGAGTCTCGTTTCGTCAAAAATGAAGCGGTGAAAACATTAACGGCAGCAAACCTACGCGGGCAGATTATTCCGACGCCAATGGAGGTCAAAATTCATCCGCAAGACGTGAATTTGAGCCAGGGCGTGGCACTGGATCTGAGCGCTTTACCTAAACCGGCTGCCGAGGTGGTACAGCAGCGTTTCGAATTACTCGGCCTGAAACTGAACGCCACGGGCTTCCCGATAAAAACCTCGATTCAACCGGCGGTGTTTAAAGGCGACTTAGCGGTTTCCGGTGCCTATGAGCTGAAAATTGGTGACAAAGGCGCACAGGTCATTGGTTTTGATCCCTCCGGTGTGTTCTATGGTTTGCAATCTATCCTCTCTTTAGTGCCCACTGACGGCAGCCAAAAAATCGCCACACTAGACGCAAAAGATGCCCCGCGCTTTGAATACCGTGGTCTCTTCCTCGATGTTGGCCGTAACTTCAAAACCAAAGAGGCGGTGCTGCGTTTACTGGACCAGATGGCCGCCTACAAGCTGAATAAATTCCACTTCCATCTAAGCGACGATGAGGGTTGGCGCATTGAGATCCCAGGCCTGCCAGAGTTAACCGATGTGGGCAGCAAACGTTGTCACGACTTGACTGAAAACAGCTGTTTGTTGCCGCAGCTGGGGTCTGGCCCGGATAGCAGTAATCTGGGGAGCGGCCATTTCACCCGCGATGACTACATCGAGATCCTGAAATACGCCCAAGCGCGCCAGATTGATGTTATTCCTGAAATTGACATGCCAGCCCATGCTCGTGCCGCGGTCGTTTCCATGGAGGCCCGCTACAACAATCTGATGAAGCAGGGGAAAGAGAAAGAGGCTAATGAATTCCGCCTGCTGGATCCTACCGATGACTCCAACACCACCTCGGTGCAGTTCTATGAGCGCAAAAGTTATCTGAACCCATGTCTGGACTCCTCTAAGCGCTTTGTCGATAAAGTGATTGGCGAAATGGCTCAGATGCACAAAGAGGCCGGTATGCCGTTGACCACCTGGCACTTTGGCGGTGATGAGGCGAAAAATATCCGTCTGGGGTCGGGGTTCCAGGACAAAAACGGCCCAATTGAGCCGGGCAAAGGCATCATTGATAAGAGTGTTGAAGATAAGCCATGGGCCAAGTCGCAGGTCTGTCAAGAGATGGTCAAGCAAGGCAAAGTTCAGGATGTGGAGCATCTCTCCAGCTACTTCGCCATTGAGGTGAGCAAATTAGTTAATGCCCATGGCATCGAAAAAATGCAAGCGTGGCAGGATGGCTTGAAAGATGCCAAAGACGCGAAAGAGTTTGCGACCAAACGTGTTGGTGTCAACTTCTGGGACACCCTGTTCTGGGGCGGTGCCGACTCAATCAATGATTGGGCCAATAAAGGCTACGAAGTGGTGGCGTCCAACCCGGATTATGTCTACTTCGACATGCCGTATGAAGTTAACCCGAGCGAACGTGGCTACTACTGGGCAACCCGCTTTAACGACGAGGAAAAAGTGTTCAGTTTCGCCCCAGACAACATGCCGCAAAACGCCGAAACCTCTGTTGATCGCGATGGTAATCACTTCAGTGCGAAGAGCGACAAGCCATGGCCTGGTGTGCACGGTATCTCCGGTCAGTCGTGGAATGAAACTGTCCGTACCGATGAGCAGATGGAGTACATGATCTTCCCACGGGCATTACCGCTGGCGGAGCGCGCCTGGCATCGTGCGTCATGGGAGCAAGATTATCAAGCGGGTCGGGAGTACAGAGGCGGCGAGACGCATCTGGTGGATACCAAGGCGTTGGACACTGATTGGCAGCGTTTTGCCAACATCATGGGTCAACGTGAACTGGCGAAACTGGATAAAGCGGGCATCGCTTACCGGCTGCCGGTGCCGGGAGCACGAGTGGTCGCGGGTCAATTGGAGGCTAATATCTCCTTACCGGGCTTGATTATCCAGTACTCCACTGATGGTGGTAAGCAATGGCAGCAGTATGATGCCAAAGTGCAACCTAAAGTCAGTGGTAATGTAATGATCCGCTCAACCAGCCCGGATGGTAAACGTCATAGCCGGGCCGAGCCAGTTAAAGTCTGA
- the fur gene encoding ferric iron uptake transcriptional regulator has protein sequence MTDNNKALKNAGLKVTLPRLKILEVLQDPACHHVSAEDLYKKLIDIGEEIGLATVYRVLNQFDDAGIVTRHNFEGGKSVFELTQQHHHDHLICLDCGKVIEFSNEAIETLQREISKQHGIKLTNHSLYLYGHCESGDCRENESAHDKR, from the coding sequence ATGACTGACAACAACAAAGCCTTAAAAAACGCTGGCCTTAAAGTAACACTGCCCCGGCTGAAGATTCTGGAAGTGTTGCAAGATCCGGCGTGCCACCACGTCAGCGCGGAAGATCTTTATAAAAAGCTGATCGATATTGGTGAAGAGATTGGTCTGGCGACGGTTTACCGCGTTCTGAATCAATTTGACGATGCCGGTATTGTGACCCGCCACAATTTCGAAGGCGGTAAATCAGTCTTTGAGTTGACGCAGCAACATCATCACGATCACCTGATTTGCCTGGATTGCGGCAAAGTGATCGAGTTTAGCAATGAAGCGATTGAAACTCTTCAACGTGAAATTTCTAAGCAACACGGCATCAAGCTGACCAATCACAGTCTCTACCTGTACGGCCACTGTGAATCCGGCGATTGCCGTGAAAACGAGTCTGCGCACGATAAAAGATAA
- the fldA gene encoding flavodoxin FldA, producing the protein MATVGIFFGSDTGNTENIAKMIQKQLGKDVAEVHDIAKSSKEDLEAFDILLIGIPTWYYGEAQCDWDDFFPTLEEIDFNGKLVALFGCGDQEDYAEYFCDAMGTVRDIIEPRGAAIVGHWPTAGYHFEASKGLADDDHFIGLAIDEDRQPELTNERVDAWVKQISEEMNLSEITG; encoded by the coding sequence ATGGCGACTGTAGGCATTTTCTTTGGCAGCGATACTGGCAATACCGAAAACATTGCCAAGATGATCCAAAAGCAACTGGGCAAAGATGTTGCTGAGGTTCACGACATTGCCAAAAGCAGCAAAGAAGATTTAGAAGCCTTCGATATCCTGCTGATCGGTATCCCAACTTGGTATTACGGCGAAGCACAATGTGACTGGGATGATTTCTTCCCGACACTAGAAGAGATCGATTTCAACGGCAAGCTGGTTGCCCTATTCGGTTGCGGTGATCAGGAGGACTACGCAGAGTATTTCTGCGATGCGATGGGCACCGTGCGCGACATCATCGAACCACGTGGTGCCGCGATTGTCGGTCACTGGCCAACAGCCGGTTACCACTTCGAGGCCTCCAAGGGCCTGGCTGATGATGATCACTTTATCGGTTTAGCCATTGATGAAGATCGCCAACCGGAACTGACGAATGAACGTGTTGATGCTTGGGTAAAACAGATCAGTGAAGAGATGAATTTGTCTGAAATCACCGGCTAA
- a CDS encoding methyl-accepting chemotaxis protein, translating to MQFLKNITIRAALLWVLGAFCLLWGGVSAYTLLSLNQLTQSSNANTVLVENMNLVNQGTDQYFRMVTRLARAVDYHQSGNLADADKELKSSSAALENLKKRLAEFKAIDHAQIDPALVAGVIDGWSGLIEQGVMPLYQAAMDNNTAAYQDLAKKTVPALSRQYGAVAEGFNQAASKAIGVAKVQFSQLTKVSSITLISALVAGLVILLATDRYLLANLVRPLDEIRAHFRVIASGQLGQPIVDFGRNCVGQLFPLLRDVQTSLVNTVEAIRSSTDGIYHGAAEISAGNTDLSSRTEQQAAALEETAASMEQLTATVKHNADNAHHASQLAASASITAKKGGALVADVVHTMDEISASSRKIADITTVINSIAFQTNILALNAAVEAARAGEQGRGFAVVASEVRNLAQRSAQAAKEIDGLITESVNRVKSGSALVESAGVTMDEIVRSITNVTDLMGEIASASDEQSKGISQVGQAVAEMDSVTQQNAALVQEASRAAASLEEQATQLNRAVAVFKLQSDDARAKPAVKPRANPLKLAPVAAKADSNANWETF from the coding sequence ATGCAGTTTTTAAAAAATATTACTATCAGAGCAGCGCTATTATGGGTGCTTGGCGCCTTTTGCCTGCTCTGGGGCGGTGTATCTGCCTATACATTGTTATCACTGAATCAACTCACACAATCATCTAACGCGAATACGGTGTTGGTTGAGAATATGAATTTAGTTAATCAGGGGACGGATCAATATTTCCGCATGGTGACCCGTCTTGCCCGCGCAGTCGATTATCACCAAAGCGGTAACCTGGCCGATGCGGATAAAGAGCTAAAATCGTCCAGTGCCGCGCTGGAAAACCTGAAGAAAAGACTCGCCGAGTTTAAAGCTATCGACCATGCACAGATTGATCCTGCTTTAGTCGCTGGAGTGATTGATGGATGGAGTGGATTAATTGAGCAGGGGGTGATGCCGCTTTATCAGGCCGCAATGGATAACAATACCGCCGCTTATCAAGATCTGGCGAAAAAAACGGTGCCTGCATTAAGCCGCCAATATGGCGCGGTTGCCGAGGGTTTTAATCAGGCGGCGTCAAAGGCCATTGGCGTGGCGAAAGTGCAATTCTCGCAACTGACAAAAGTGAGCAGCATAACACTTATCTCTGCATTGGTGGCCGGTCTGGTGATTTTACTGGCTACTGACCGCTACCTATTGGCCAATCTGGTGCGTCCGCTGGATGAGATCCGTGCGCATTTTCGGGTTATTGCTTCCGGTCAGCTTGGGCAGCCTATCGTCGATTTTGGGCGTAACTGCGTTGGGCAGCTATTCCCGCTATTGCGCGATGTGCAAACCAGTTTGGTCAATACCGTAGAGGCTATCCGTAGCAGTACGGATGGGATTTATCACGGCGCGGCCGAAATTTCTGCGGGCAATACCGATTTGTCGTCTCGCACCGAGCAGCAGGCCGCCGCACTGGAAGAGACGGCAGCTAGCATGGAGCAGTTAACCGCGACCGTAAAACATAATGCTGATAATGCGCATCACGCCAGTCAACTGGCGGCGAGTGCCTCCATCACGGCGAAAAAAGGCGGGGCGCTGGTGGCTGACGTGGTGCACACCATGGATGAGATCTCTGCCAGTTCGCGCAAAATCGCGGATATTACCACCGTGATTAACAGTATTGCTTTCCAGACCAATATCTTGGCGTTGAATGCCGCAGTTGAAGCGGCCAGAGCGGGTGAGCAGGGCCGTGGTTTTGCGGTGGTCGCCAGTGAAGTGCGTAATTTGGCACAGCGCAGTGCGCAGGCGGCGAAGGAGATTGATGGCTTGATTACCGAGTCGGTCAACCGAGTGAAAAGCGGGTCGGCATTGGTGGAGAGTGCCGGTGTCACCATGGATGAAATCGTTCGTTCGATCACTAATGTAACCGACTTAATGGGAGAGATAGCCTCGGCTTCTGATGAGCAAAGTAAGGGCATTAGTCAGGTTGGGCAAGCGGTGGCAGAGATGGACAGCGTGACCCAGCAGAATGCTGCTTTGGTGCAGGAAGCTTCGCGTGCTGCGGCTTCATTGGAAGAGCAGGCGACGCAGCTAAACCGAGCAGTGGCGGTATTTAAATTACAATCAGATGATGCGCGGGCAAAACCAGCAGTGAAACCTCGGGCGAATCCATTAAAACTGGCACCTGTCGCTGCCAAGGCAGACAGCAACGCCAACTGGGAAACTTTCTAG
- the ybfE gene encoding LexA regulated protein, with product MAKEQTDRTTLDLFADERRPGRPKTNPLSRDEQLRINKRNQLRRDKVRGLRRVELKINADAVDALNSLAEQRNISRSELIEQMLLAQLAHDQEGF from the coding sequence ATGGCAAAAGAACAAACGGATCGCACGACGCTGGATCTGTTCGCAGATGAACGCCGTCCGGGGCGCCCGAAAACAAACCCATTATCCCGTGATGAACAGCTTAGAATTAATAAGCGAAATCAACTACGGCGCGATAAAGTACGTGGCTTACGACGCGTGGAACTGAAGATTAATGCCGATGCCGTCGATGCTCTCAACAGCCTTGCTGAGCAGCGTAACATCAGCCGCAGTGAACTGATTGAACAGATGTTACTGGCTCAATTAGCCCATGATCAAGAGGGGTTTTAA
- the ybfF gene encoding esterase, whose product MKLNFRLQNALSPTPSLPIILIHGLFGNLDNLGVLARDLQKEHNVIQVDLRDHGLSPRSPQVNYPDMAQDVLELMDQLAIEKAIIIGHSMGGKVAMALTAIAPDRIAKVVAIDVAPVNYQVRRHDSIFTALNAVSAAGITQRQEAAQLMRESIKEEGVIQFLLKSFQNGEWRFNVPALWDQYNNIVGWQPIPPWPHPILFIRGELSPYIQDSHRDDIARQFPQARAHVVAGTGHWVHAEKPDSVLRAIHRFIDDNPAAKQHTE is encoded by the coding sequence ATGAAATTAAACTTCCGCTTACAAAACGCACTTTCTCCCACCCCGTCACTGCCAATCATTCTGATCCATGGATTATTTGGTAACCTTGATAACTTGGGGGTATTGGCCCGCGACCTGCAAAAAGAGCATAACGTTATTCAGGTTGATCTGCGCGATCACGGTTTATCACCCCGTTCGCCTCAGGTGAACTACCCGGATATGGCGCAAGATGTGCTGGAGTTGATGGACCAGCTTGCGATAGAGAAAGCGATAATTATTGGTCATTCGATGGGTGGAAAAGTCGCAATGGCACTGACGGCAATAGCTCCGGATCGCATTGCAAAAGTGGTCGCGATTGATGTCGCCCCGGTCAATTATCAGGTGCGCCGCCACGACTCTATTTTTACAGCGCTCAATGCCGTAAGTGCCGCCGGTATCACTCAGCGTCAGGAGGCCGCTCAACTGATGCGTGAGTCAATAAAGGAGGAGGGGGTTATCCAGTTTTTGCTGAAGTCATTTCAGAATGGCGAGTGGCGGTTTAACGTGCCTGCGCTGTGGGACCAATATAACAATATTGTCGGCTGGCAGCCCATCCCACCCTGGCCCCACCCTATTTTGTTTATTCGTGGTGAATTATCGCCCTATATCCAGGATAGCCATCGCGATGATATTGCCCGCCAATTCCCGCAAGCCCGCGCCCATGTCGTCGCCGGAACCGGTCACTGGGTACATGCTGAAAAACCTGACTCTGTCTTGCGAGCTATCCACCGCTTTATTGATGATAATCCAGCGGCCAAACAGCACACTGAATAA
- the seqA gene encoding replication initiation negative regulator SeqA — protein sequence MKTIELDEELYRYIASHTQHIGESASDILRRMLKFTAGQPVVSSATTDDAAKVAAAPAPRDRVRAVRELLLSDEYAEQNRAVNRFMLVLSTLYTLDAHAFTEATESLHGRTRVYFAGDQQTLLQNGTHTKPKHLPGTPYWVITNTNTERKRSMVQHIMLAMQFPPDLTDKVCGTI from the coding sequence ATGAAAACTATTGAACTCGACGAAGAGCTTTATCGCTATATTGCCAGTCATACGCAACACATTGGCGAAAGTGCGTCCGATATTTTACGGCGTATGTTGAAATTTACCGCAGGTCAGCCGGTAGTGAGTTCAGCAACCACTGATGATGCGGCGAAAGTGGCGGCGGCTCCAGCACCACGGGATCGGGTTCGTGCGGTGCGCGAACTGCTGCTATCCGATGAATATGCCGAGCAAAATAGGGCGGTTAACCGCTTTATGTTAGTGCTATCAACGCTCTACACACTGGATGCTCACGCCTTTACTGAGGCGACTGAATCACTACATGGCCGCACTCGGGTCTATTTTGCGGGTGATCAGCAGACGTTATTGCAAAATGGGACACATACCAAGCCCAAACATCTCCCCGGTACGCCATACTGGGTGATTACCAATACCAATACCGAGCGTAAACGCAGCATGGTGCAACACATCATGTTGGCAATGCAGTTCCCGCCGGATCTGACTGATAAAGTGTGCGGAACTATCTAA
- the pgm gene encoding phosphoglucomutase (alpha-D-glucose-1,6-bisphosphate-dependent) produces the protein MANHPRAGQAAQQSDLINVAQLTSQYYVLQPDAENPAHAVKFGTSGHRGSSLRHSFNEAHILAIAQAIAEVRHQHGITGPCYVGKDTHALSEPAFISVLEVLTANGVDVVVQQENGFTPTPAISHAILCHNLQGKALADGIVITPSHNPPEDGGIKYNPPNGGPADTNLTSVIEKRANQLLSLHLEGVKRQTLDRAWRGNHLCEQDLIQPYVEGLGDVVDIPAIQRAGLKLGVDPLGGSGIAYWQRIGEHYKLDLTLVNDSIDQTFRFMHLDHDGVIRMDCSSESAMAGLLALRDKFDLAFANDPDYDRHGIVTPAGLMNPNHYLAVSINYLFQHRPQWGADVAVGKTLVSSAMIDRVVADLGRKLVEVPVGFKWFVDGLHDGSFGFGGEESAGASFLRFDGTPWSTDKDGIIMCLLAAEITAVTGKNPQHHYDELAQRFGAPSYNRIQAPATQAQKNALAKLSPEMVTASMLAGDPITARLTSAPGNGASIGGLKVMTDNGWFAARPSGTEEAYKIYCESFLGAEHREKIEQEAVDIVSDVLAGAK, from the coding sequence GTGGCTAACCACCCTCGTGCTGGGCAAGCAGCTCAGCAAAGCGATTTGATTAATGTTGCTCAGTTGACGTCGCAATACTATGTATTGCAGCCGGATGCAGAAAACCCAGCCCATGCGGTCAAATTTGGCACCTCTGGGCACCGTGGCAGTTCATTACGTCACAGTTTTAATGAAGCGCACATTCTGGCTATCGCGCAGGCGATTGCGGAAGTTCGCCATCAACACGGCATAACTGGCCCCTGTTATGTGGGTAAAGATACCCACGCATTGTCGGAACCGGCCTTTATTTCGGTGCTGGAAGTGCTGACGGCGAATGGCGTGGATGTGGTGGTGCAACAAGAGAATGGTTTCACCCCGACCCCCGCAATCTCACACGCCATTCTTTGCCATAACCTACAGGGTAAAGCGCTAGCTGACGGCATTGTTATCACGCCCTCCCACAACCCGCCTGAAGATGGTGGTATCAAGTACAATCCACCCAATGGTGGCCCGGCAGATACCAATCTGACCTCAGTGATTGAAAAGCGCGCTAACCAGTTACTTAGCCTGCATTTAGAAGGGGTGAAACGTCAGACGCTGGATAGAGCCTGGCGCGGCAATCATCTGTGTGAACAAGATTTGATCCAACCCTATGTTGAGGGCTTGGGCGATGTGGTGGATATCCCTGCCATTCAGCGCGCGGGTTTGAAATTGGGGGTCGATCCGCTCGGTGGCTCAGGTATTGCCTACTGGCAACGCATTGGTGAGCACTATAAGTTGGATCTGACGCTAGTTAACGACTCTATCGATCAGACTTTCCGCTTTATGCATCTTGACCATGATGGTGTGATCCGCATGGATTGCTCATCAGAATCGGCGATGGCGGGGCTGCTGGCGCTGCGCGACAAATTTGATTTAGCCTTTGCTAATGATCCCGATTATGACCGCCATGGCATTGTCACGCCGGCCGGATTGATGAATCCGAACCATTACCTTGCAGTATCGATCAACTACCTGTTCCAGCATCGCCCGCAATGGGGCGCTGATGTGGCTGTGGGTAAGACGCTGGTTTCCAGTGCGATGATTGACCGAGTGGTGGCTGATTTAGGCCGCAAGCTGGTGGAGGTGCCCGTCGGCTTCAAGTGGTTTGTCGATGGATTGCACGATGGCAGTTTTGGTTTTGGTGGCGAAGAGAGTGCCGGGGCATCCTTCCTGCGCTTTGACGGCACCCCCTGGTCCACTGACAAAGATGGCATCATCATGTGTCTGCTGGCGGCGGAAATCACGGCAGTGACCGGCAAGAATCCACAGCATCACTATGATGAGTTAGCGCAACGTTTTGGTGCACCAAGTTATAACCGTATTCAAGCTCCGGCAACCCAGGCGCAGAAAAATGCGCTGGCTAAGTTGTCACCTGAAATGGTGACCGCGAGTATGTTGGCAGGTGATCCTATCACTGCGCGTTTAACCAGCGCACCGGGTAATGGCGCCTCGATTGGCGGGCTGAAGGTGATGACTGACAACGGCTGGTTCGCCGCCCGCCCATCTGGCACCGAAGAGGCGTATAAAATTTACTGTGAAAGCTTCCTTGGCGCAGAACACCGCGAAAAGATAGAGCAGGAAGCCGTTGATATTGTCAGCGATGTATTGGCTGGCGCTAAATAG